The Solea solea chromosome 19, fSolSol10.1, whole genome shotgun sequence genome has a window encoding:
- the ttll11 gene encoding tubulin polyglutamylase TTLL11 isoform X1, whose product MSDHYVKVKVQLEQMKTLGEDEGKQGVDAEEHLQEPSPPASGSPDPSSINTSGGDASSPSITSKLRGKGRTKQGKDDKNCSGKHISDLPSHGSVVSAPSGRNQNRLEHEQTLHVRGTGKVLQGKSESNGNCVTVHASKNVQETRREDGLKLSQRKRRPVTVDTSKAKTSLEALKISIKYLKWKEFPLGRRAACDIYWHGVSFHDNENIVSGQVNKFPGMIDMLRKINLSRAMRTTQELFPEEYDFYPRSWILPEEYQQFSTQIRMVKENDATVNPTFIVKPDGGSQGDGIYLIRDPSDLKLMAGSQAKQGVVQEYIHKPLLIDKLKFDIRLYVLIKSMEPLEIYIAKEGLTRFCTEPYQEPSQKNLSHVFMHLTNYSLNVHSGNFIHSDSQNTGSKRTLSSVLYRLAAKGVDIKRVWSDIIALVIKTVIAVVPELKVYYQAEIPPGKPGPTCFQILGFDILLMKNLKPILLEVNSNPSMRIEHEKEVSPGVFEYVPSPVDEDVKVGVIRDTLRLMDPGLKKASVSQSKAGGFEHKEEISVEGEKQEKSLEEGVLPSLCLKQVYPKYSKQFNCLRLVERIASLFIRFLGVKGNMRLGPTAFRTFFRTCKLSNSNFTMASVDILYIDITRRWSGTISDSREAGMGLQAFVEAFFFLAGRRFKSLVLREQVVSLLELCEAQLESQPGGEDRRSVSCSRALPRAVKTQTLGQANPQLSSPAPQRRAASQDYRLHQRLKPRMLRANVEN is encoded by the exons ATGAGTGATCATTATGTCAAAGTAAAGGTGCAACTCGAGCAGATGAAAACCTTGGGCGAGGATGAAGGGAAGCAGGGTGTGGATGCTGAGGAGCACCTCCAAGAGCCTTCTCCCCCTGCCTCTGGATCACCGGACCCCTCCAGCATCAACACATCTGGAGGAGACGCATCCAGCCCCTCCATCACCTCCAAACTCAGAGGGAAAGGTCGTACTAAGCAGGGGAAAGATGACAAGAACTGCAGTGGTAAACACATCTCAGATCTGCCATCACATGGGTCTGTAGTTTCTGCTCCTTCTGGGAGAAACCAGAACAGACTGGAGCATGAGCAGACCCTTCACGTCAGAGGGACTGGAAAGGTACTGCAGGGCAAGTCAGAGTCTAATGGGAACTGTGTGACCGTCCATGCATCCAAAAATGTCCAAGAAACACGCCGCGAGGATGGATTAAAACTTTCTCAAAGAAAGAGAAGACCAGTGACAGTGGATACATCTAAAGCCAAAACCTCATTGGAGGCTCTGAAAATAAGCATCAAGTACTTGAAGTGGAAAGAG TTTCCTCTGGGGAGACGAGCAGCCTGCGATATCTACTGGCACGGCGTCTCCTTCcatgataatgaaaatattgtCTCAGGGCAGGTGAACAAGTTCCCAG GAATGATTGATATGCTGAGAAAGATCAACCTGAGTCGTGCAATGCGGACCACGCAGGAGCTGTTCCCTGAAGAGTATGACTTCTATCCCCGTTCTTGGATCCTGCCTGAGGAGTACCAGCAGTTCTCCACACAG ATTCGCATGGTGAAGGAGAATGATGCCACCGTGAATCCTACCTTCATTGTCAAGCCAGACGGGGGTTCTCAGGGGGACGGCATCTACCTCATACGTGACCCCAGTGACCTAAAACTCATGGCAGGTTCACAGGCCAAACAGGGTGTAGTCCAGGAGTACATCCACAAGCCGTTACTCATTGATAAGCTCAAGTTTGATATCCGCCTCTATGTACTGATAAAGTCTATGGAGCCATTGGAGATCTACATTGCCAAGGAAGGCCTCACACGCTTTTGCACAGAGCCCTACCAG GAGCCAAGCCAGAAGAATCTCAGCCACGTCTTCATGCACTTGACGAATTACTCCCTCAACGTCCACAGTGGAAACTTCATCCACTCCGACAGCCAGAACACGGGCAGCAAGCGCACTCTCTCCAGCGTCCTCTACAGGCTGGCAGCCAAAGGTGTAGACATCAAGAGGGTGTGGTCGGACATCATCGCTCTCGTCATCAAAACTGTCATTGCCGTGGTGCCTGAACTTAAAGTCTATTACCAGGCTGAAATACCACCAGGTAAACCAGGACCCACATGCTTCCAG ATATTAGGTTTTGACATTCTGCTGATGAAGAACCTGAAGCCAATTTTACTAGAGGTGAACTCCAACCCCAGTATGAGGATAGAACATGAAAAGGAG GTGTCACCAGGAGTTTTTGAATATGTGCCCAGTCCTGTGGACGAAGACGTCAAAGTGGGTGTGATCAGGGACACTCTGCGCCTCATGGACCCTGGTCTCAAGAAAGCTTCagt GTCACAGTCAAAGGCGGGAGGGTTTGAACACAAGGAGGAGATTTCCGTGGAGGGGGAGAAACAAGAGAAGAGTCTGGAGGAAGGAGTTCTGCCCTCGCTGTGTCTGAAGCAGGTTTATCCAAAGTACAGCAAACAGTTCAACTGCCTGCGACTGGTGGAGCGAATTGCATCTCTGTTCATACGATTCCTCGGGGTCAAGGGCAACATGCGTCTGGGCCCCACTGCCTTCCGAACCTTCTTCAG gacgTGTAAACTTAGTAACAGTAACTTCACCATGGCTTCAGTGGATATCCTCTACATAGACATTACACGTCGTTGGTCAGGGACGATATCCGACTCCAGAGAAGCAG GGATGGGACTACAGGCATTTGTGGAGGCCTTTTTCTTCCTGGCTGGTCGTAGGTTCAAGTCCCTGGTGCTGAGGGAGCAGGTCGTGTCCCTGCTGGAGCTGTGTGAGGCTCAGCTGGAGTCCCAGCCGGGCGGTGAAGACAGACGCTCGGTGAGCTGCAGCAGGGCGCTGCCACGAGCTGTCAAGACACAGACGCTCGGCCAGGCCAACCCTCAGCTCAGTTCCCCGGCTCCACAGCGAAGAGCAGCCAGTCAAGACTACCGGCTGCATCAAAGACTCAAGCCTCGTATGCTCAGGGCCAACGTGGAGAACTGA
- the dipk1b gene encoding divergent protein kinase domain 1B isoform X1, with amino-acid sequence MMPRTVRRLVHLVLFCPLSKGLQSRLPAIKVKYLLLAWLGILVASWVIYMQYASYSELCRGHVCHMVICDHYRRGIISGSSCKALCDQRTLTMQRCMSTTSTHQVYSGLWKEIPVVIKCGIEDPVKIDGAPDSVLRQEMRLFDKPTRGTSMDEFKEMLHSYLKVNLGEQSSLTTLVDRVIALADVNQDSKVSLAEAKSIWALLQINEFLLMVALQEKEHTPKLLGFCGDLYVTERVSHSSLYRIEVPHYLQSLVPEALTSSVNHWLAPAWPRRARITIGLLEFVEEVFHGSYGSFLICDASPLHVGYNTKYDCKMANLHSVASEAVVRGFLRGRRCETNADCTYGRDCTATCDRLVKQCNTEVVQPNLAKVCVLLQDFLLFGAPSDLRGDLEKQLRTCVTLSGLASQMEVHHSLVLNNLKTLLWKKISNTQYS; translated from the exons AGTCGTCTCCCAGCTATTAAAGTCAAGTACCTTCTCCTGGCGTGGCTGGGCATCCTCGTCGCCAGCTGGGTCATCTACATGCAGTATGCCTCGTACTCTGAACTCTGCCGCGGGCACGTCTGCCATATGGTCATT TGCGATCACTACAGACGAGGCATCATTTCAGGCTCATCCTGCAAGGCACTGTGTGATCAGAGGACGCTCACCATGCAGCGCTGCATGTCCACAACCTCCACACATCAG GTGTACAGTGGACTGTGGAAGGAGATTCCAGTTGTGATCAAGTGCGGCATCGAGGATCCTGTGAAGATCGACGGGGCGCCAGACTCTGTGCTGCGACAGGAGATGAGATTATTTGACAAACCCACGCGTGGAACCTCGATGGATGAATTTAAAGAGATGCTGCACAGTTATCTCAAG GTTAACCTTGGTGAGCAGTCGTCCCTGACCACCTTGGTGGACAGAGTCATTGCCCTCGCTGATGTCAATCAGGATAGCAAAGTGTCTCTAGCAGAGGCCAAATCTATCTGGGCTCTCCTCCAGATTAATGAGTTCCTCCTGATGGTGGCGCTGCAGGAAAAGGAGCACACTCCCAAGTTGCTGGGCTTCTGCGGAGACTTGTATGTGACAGAACGTGTGAGCCACAGCTCCCTCTACAGGATAGAGGTGCCTCACTACCTGCAGAGCCTGGTCCCAGAAGCCTTGACCTCCAGCGTGAACCACTGGCTCGCACCAGCCTGGCCCCGCAGAGCTCGCATCACCATCGGCCTGCTGGAGTTTGTGGAGGAGGTCTTCCACGGCTCCTATGGGAGTTTCCTAATATGTGATGCCAGTCCTCTTCATGTGGGCTACAATACCAAGTATGACTGCAAGATGGCCAACCTCCACAGTGTGGCGTCCGAGGCAGTTGTCCGGGGATTTCTGAGGGGACGGCGATGTGAGACTAACGCAGACTGCACCTACGGCAGGGACTGCACGGCCACCTGTGATCGACTAGTGAAGCAGTGTAACACGGAGGTCGTGCAGCCCAATCTTGCAAAAGTGTGCGTTCTGTTGCAGGACTTCCTGCTTTTCGGAGCACCCTCAGATCTCCGTGGAGATCTGGAAAAGCAGCTGCGCACCTGTGTGACTCTCAGCGGGCTGGCGAGCCAGATGGAGGTGCATCACTCACTGGTCCTCAACAACCTGAAGACTCTGCTGTGGAAGAAAATTTCCAACACTCAGTATTCTTGA
- the ttll11 gene encoding tubulin polyglutamylase TTLL11 isoform X2 produces MKTLGEDEGKQGVDAEEHLQEPSPPASGSPDPSSINTSGGDASSPSITSKLRGKGRTKQGKDDKNCSGKHISDLPSHGSVVSAPSGRNQNRLEHEQTLHVRGTGKVLQGKSESNGNCVTVHASKNVQETRREDGLKLSQRKRRPVTVDTSKAKTSLEALKISIKYLKWKEFPLGRRAACDIYWHGVSFHDNENIVSGQVNKFPGMIDMLRKINLSRAMRTTQELFPEEYDFYPRSWILPEEYQQFSTQIRMVKENDATVNPTFIVKPDGGSQGDGIYLIRDPSDLKLMAGSQAKQGVVQEYIHKPLLIDKLKFDIRLYVLIKSMEPLEIYIAKEGLTRFCTEPYQEPSQKNLSHVFMHLTNYSLNVHSGNFIHSDSQNTGSKRTLSSVLYRLAAKGVDIKRVWSDIIALVIKTVIAVVPELKVYYQAEIPPGKPGPTCFQILGFDILLMKNLKPILLEVNSNPSMRIEHEKEVSPGVFEYVPSPVDEDVKVGVIRDTLRLMDPGLKKASVSQSKAGGFEHKEEISVEGEKQEKSLEEGVLPSLCLKQVYPKYSKQFNCLRLVERIASLFIRFLGVKGNMRLGPTAFRTFFRTCKLSNSNFTMASVDILYIDITRRWSGTISDSREAGMGLQAFVEAFFFLAGRRFKSLVLREQVVSLLELCEAQLESQPGGEDRRSVSCSRALPRAVKTQTLGQANPQLSSPAPQRRAASQDYRLHQRLKPRMLRANVEN; encoded by the exons ATGAAAACCTTGGGCGAGGATGAAGGGAAGCAGGGTGTGGATGCTGAGGAGCACCTCCAAGAGCCTTCTCCCCCTGCCTCTGGATCACCGGACCCCTCCAGCATCAACACATCTGGAGGAGACGCATCCAGCCCCTCCATCACCTCCAAACTCAGAGGGAAAGGTCGTACTAAGCAGGGGAAAGATGACAAGAACTGCAGTGGTAAACACATCTCAGATCTGCCATCACATGGGTCTGTAGTTTCTGCTCCTTCTGGGAGAAACCAGAACAGACTGGAGCATGAGCAGACCCTTCACGTCAGAGGGACTGGAAAGGTACTGCAGGGCAAGTCAGAGTCTAATGGGAACTGTGTGACCGTCCATGCATCCAAAAATGTCCAAGAAACACGCCGCGAGGATGGATTAAAACTTTCTCAAAGAAAGAGAAGACCAGTGACAGTGGATACATCTAAAGCCAAAACCTCATTGGAGGCTCTGAAAATAAGCATCAAGTACTTGAAGTGGAAAGAG TTTCCTCTGGGGAGACGAGCAGCCTGCGATATCTACTGGCACGGCGTCTCCTTCcatgataatgaaaatattgtCTCAGGGCAGGTGAACAAGTTCCCAG GAATGATTGATATGCTGAGAAAGATCAACCTGAGTCGTGCAATGCGGACCACGCAGGAGCTGTTCCCTGAAGAGTATGACTTCTATCCCCGTTCTTGGATCCTGCCTGAGGAGTACCAGCAGTTCTCCACACAG ATTCGCATGGTGAAGGAGAATGATGCCACCGTGAATCCTACCTTCATTGTCAAGCCAGACGGGGGTTCTCAGGGGGACGGCATCTACCTCATACGTGACCCCAGTGACCTAAAACTCATGGCAGGTTCACAGGCCAAACAGGGTGTAGTCCAGGAGTACATCCACAAGCCGTTACTCATTGATAAGCTCAAGTTTGATATCCGCCTCTATGTACTGATAAAGTCTATGGAGCCATTGGAGATCTACATTGCCAAGGAAGGCCTCACACGCTTTTGCACAGAGCCCTACCAG GAGCCAAGCCAGAAGAATCTCAGCCACGTCTTCATGCACTTGACGAATTACTCCCTCAACGTCCACAGTGGAAACTTCATCCACTCCGACAGCCAGAACACGGGCAGCAAGCGCACTCTCTCCAGCGTCCTCTACAGGCTGGCAGCCAAAGGTGTAGACATCAAGAGGGTGTGGTCGGACATCATCGCTCTCGTCATCAAAACTGTCATTGCCGTGGTGCCTGAACTTAAAGTCTATTACCAGGCTGAAATACCACCAGGTAAACCAGGACCCACATGCTTCCAG ATATTAGGTTTTGACATTCTGCTGATGAAGAACCTGAAGCCAATTTTACTAGAGGTGAACTCCAACCCCAGTATGAGGATAGAACATGAAAAGGAG GTGTCACCAGGAGTTTTTGAATATGTGCCCAGTCCTGTGGACGAAGACGTCAAAGTGGGTGTGATCAGGGACACTCTGCGCCTCATGGACCCTGGTCTCAAGAAAGCTTCagt GTCACAGTCAAAGGCGGGAGGGTTTGAACACAAGGAGGAGATTTCCGTGGAGGGGGAGAAACAAGAGAAGAGTCTGGAGGAAGGAGTTCTGCCCTCGCTGTGTCTGAAGCAGGTTTATCCAAAGTACAGCAAACAGTTCAACTGCCTGCGACTGGTGGAGCGAATTGCATCTCTGTTCATACGATTCCTCGGGGTCAAGGGCAACATGCGTCTGGGCCCCACTGCCTTCCGAACCTTCTTCAG gacgTGTAAACTTAGTAACAGTAACTTCACCATGGCTTCAGTGGATATCCTCTACATAGACATTACACGTCGTTGGTCAGGGACGATATCCGACTCCAGAGAAGCAG GGATGGGACTACAGGCATTTGTGGAGGCCTTTTTCTTCCTGGCTGGTCGTAGGTTCAAGTCCCTGGTGCTGAGGGAGCAGGTCGTGTCCCTGCTGGAGCTGTGTGAGGCTCAGCTGGAGTCCCAGCCGGGCGGTGAAGACAGACGCTCGGTGAGCTGCAGCAGGGCGCTGCCACGAGCTGTCAAGACACAGACGCTCGGCCAGGCCAACCCTCAGCTCAGTTCCCCGGCTCCACAGCGAAGAGCAGCCAGTCAAGACTACCGGCTGCATCAAAGACTCAAGCCTCGTATGCTCAGGGCCAACGTGGAGAACTGA
- the dipk1b gene encoding divergent protein kinase domain 1B isoform X2 has product MCDHYRRGIISGSSCKALCDQRTLTMQRCMSTTSTHQVYSGLWKEIPVVIKCGIEDPVKIDGAPDSVLRQEMRLFDKPTRGTSMDEFKEMLHSYLKVNLGEQSSLTTLVDRVIALADVNQDSKVSLAEAKSIWALLQINEFLLMVALQEKEHTPKLLGFCGDLYVTERVSHSSLYRIEVPHYLQSLVPEALTSSVNHWLAPAWPRRARITIGLLEFVEEVFHGSYGSFLICDASPLHVGYNTKYDCKMANLHSVASEAVVRGFLRGRRCETNADCTYGRDCTATCDRLVKQCNTEVVQPNLAKVCVLLQDFLLFGAPSDLRGDLEKQLRTCVTLSGLASQMEVHHSLVLNNLKTLLWKKISNTQYS; this is encoded by the exons ATG TGCGATCACTACAGACGAGGCATCATTTCAGGCTCATCCTGCAAGGCACTGTGTGATCAGAGGACGCTCACCATGCAGCGCTGCATGTCCACAACCTCCACACATCAG GTGTACAGTGGACTGTGGAAGGAGATTCCAGTTGTGATCAAGTGCGGCATCGAGGATCCTGTGAAGATCGACGGGGCGCCAGACTCTGTGCTGCGACAGGAGATGAGATTATTTGACAAACCCACGCGTGGAACCTCGATGGATGAATTTAAAGAGATGCTGCACAGTTATCTCAAG GTTAACCTTGGTGAGCAGTCGTCCCTGACCACCTTGGTGGACAGAGTCATTGCCCTCGCTGATGTCAATCAGGATAGCAAAGTGTCTCTAGCAGAGGCCAAATCTATCTGGGCTCTCCTCCAGATTAATGAGTTCCTCCTGATGGTGGCGCTGCAGGAAAAGGAGCACACTCCCAAGTTGCTGGGCTTCTGCGGAGACTTGTATGTGACAGAACGTGTGAGCCACAGCTCCCTCTACAGGATAGAGGTGCCTCACTACCTGCAGAGCCTGGTCCCAGAAGCCTTGACCTCCAGCGTGAACCACTGGCTCGCACCAGCCTGGCCCCGCAGAGCTCGCATCACCATCGGCCTGCTGGAGTTTGTGGAGGAGGTCTTCCACGGCTCCTATGGGAGTTTCCTAATATGTGATGCCAGTCCTCTTCATGTGGGCTACAATACCAAGTATGACTGCAAGATGGCCAACCTCCACAGTGTGGCGTCCGAGGCAGTTGTCCGGGGATTTCTGAGGGGACGGCGATGTGAGACTAACGCAGACTGCACCTACGGCAGGGACTGCACGGCCACCTGTGATCGACTAGTGAAGCAGTGTAACACGGAGGTCGTGCAGCCCAATCTTGCAAAAGTGTGCGTTCTGTTGCAGGACTTCCTGCTTTTCGGAGCACCCTCAGATCTCCGTGGAGATCTGGAAAAGCAGCTGCGCACCTGTGTGACTCTCAGCGGGCTGGCGAGCCAGATGGAGGTGCATCACTCACTGGTCCTCAACAACCTGAAGACTCTGCTGTGGAAGAAAATTTCCAACACTCAGTATTCTTGA
- the ttll11 gene encoding tubulin polyglutamylase TTLL11 isoform X3: MIDMLRKINLSRAMRTTQELFPEEYDFYPRSWILPEEYQQFSTQIRMVKENDATVNPTFIVKPDGGSQGDGIYLIRDPSDLKLMAGSQAKQGVVQEYIHKPLLIDKLKFDIRLYVLIKSMEPLEIYIAKEGLTRFCTEPYQEPSQKNLSHVFMHLTNYSLNVHSGNFIHSDSQNTGSKRTLSSVLYRLAAKGVDIKRVWSDIIALVIKTVIAVVPELKVYYQAEIPPGKPGPTCFQILGFDILLMKNLKPILLEVNSNPSMRIEHEKEVSPGVFEYVPSPVDEDVKVGVIRDTLRLMDPGLKKASVSQSKAGGFEHKEEISVEGEKQEKSLEEGVLPSLCLKQVYPKYSKQFNCLRLVERIASLFIRFLGVKGNMRLGPTAFRTFFRTCKLSNSNFTMASVDILYIDITRRWSGTISDSREAGMGLQAFVEAFFFLAGRRFKSLVLREQVVSLLELCEAQLESQPGGEDRRSVSCSRALPRAVKTQTLGQANPQLSSPAPQRRAASQDYRLHQRLKPRMLRANVEN, translated from the exons ATGATTGATATGCTGAGAAAGATCAACCTGAGTCGTGCAATGCGGACCACGCAGGAGCTGTTCCCTGAAGAGTATGACTTCTATCCCCGTTCTTGGATCCTGCCTGAGGAGTACCAGCAGTTCTCCACACAG ATTCGCATGGTGAAGGAGAATGATGCCACCGTGAATCCTACCTTCATTGTCAAGCCAGACGGGGGTTCTCAGGGGGACGGCATCTACCTCATACGTGACCCCAGTGACCTAAAACTCATGGCAGGTTCACAGGCCAAACAGGGTGTAGTCCAGGAGTACATCCACAAGCCGTTACTCATTGATAAGCTCAAGTTTGATATCCGCCTCTATGTACTGATAAAGTCTATGGAGCCATTGGAGATCTACATTGCCAAGGAAGGCCTCACACGCTTTTGCACAGAGCCCTACCAG GAGCCAAGCCAGAAGAATCTCAGCCACGTCTTCATGCACTTGACGAATTACTCCCTCAACGTCCACAGTGGAAACTTCATCCACTCCGACAGCCAGAACACGGGCAGCAAGCGCACTCTCTCCAGCGTCCTCTACAGGCTGGCAGCCAAAGGTGTAGACATCAAGAGGGTGTGGTCGGACATCATCGCTCTCGTCATCAAAACTGTCATTGCCGTGGTGCCTGAACTTAAAGTCTATTACCAGGCTGAAATACCACCAGGTAAACCAGGACCCACATGCTTCCAG ATATTAGGTTTTGACATTCTGCTGATGAAGAACCTGAAGCCAATTTTACTAGAGGTGAACTCCAACCCCAGTATGAGGATAGAACATGAAAAGGAG GTGTCACCAGGAGTTTTTGAATATGTGCCCAGTCCTGTGGACGAAGACGTCAAAGTGGGTGTGATCAGGGACACTCTGCGCCTCATGGACCCTGGTCTCAAGAAAGCTTCagt GTCACAGTCAAAGGCGGGAGGGTTTGAACACAAGGAGGAGATTTCCGTGGAGGGGGAGAAACAAGAGAAGAGTCTGGAGGAAGGAGTTCTGCCCTCGCTGTGTCTGAAGCAGGTTTATCCAAAGTACAGCAAACAGTTCAACTGCCTGCGACTGGTGGAGCGAATTGCATCTCTGTTCATACGATTCCTCGGGGTCAAGGGCAACATGCGTCTGGGCCCCACTGCCTTCCGAACCTTCTTCAG gacgTGTAAACTTAGTAACAGTAACTTCACCATGGCTTCAGTGGATATCCTCTACATAGACATTACACGTCGTTGGTCAGGGACGATATCCGACTCCAGAGAAGCAG GGATGGGACTACAGGCATTTGTGGAGGCCTTTTTCTTCCTGGCTGGTCGTAGGTTCAAGTCCCTGGTGCTGAGGGAGCAGGTCGTGTCCCTGCTGGAGCTGTGTGAGGCTCAGCTGGAGTCCCAGCCGGGCGGTGAAGACAGACGCTCGGTGAGCTGCAGCAGGGCGCTGCCACGAGCTGTCAAGACACAGACGCTCGGCCAGGCCAACCCTCAGCTCAGTTCCCCGGCTCCACAGCGAAGAGCAGCCAGTCAAGACTACCGGCTGCATCAAAGACTCAAGCCTCGTATGCTCAGGGCCAACGTGGAGAACTGA